One genomic segment of Paenibacillus sp. FSL H8-0332 includes these proteins:
- a CDS encoding ATP-grasp domain-containing protein — MSDLISLIHELWLNSKQISKKYNVALITNTRSQTREINGQPVNYSLSNEFFSDEEYDEVFEGIKRTGFFVETFFNEPEFIMTVLREAYYKNKRLVYNLARNGEYVGKKSLIPSFCDLLHIPYTGADAFVISLSRAKYTYTKFLESHNILVPDSWVLSPTGWLDKRPPDGKKIIIKPLYESASIGLGSESIIEFNSKKALELHDLSYSSNKSLLIQEFIEGYECEVPLLISSTPFAFEPVGISINDKRLLNEAIITFDHSYNDSYDFYSLNEELPKSIIEKTKESAKIISNLVGLRNYGRIDFRINNNGIPYLMDIAASPYTTNHSSFSFAFAKLGFETKHIYSSIIALATDV, encoded by the coding sequence ATGAGTGATTTAATATCCCTTATCCATGAGTTGTGGTTAAATTCAAAACAAATAAGTAAAAAGTACAATGTAGCACTAATTACCAATACACGTTCACAAACTAGAGAAATAAATGGTCAGCCGGTCAATTATTCTTTAAGTAATGAATTTTTTTCGGATGAAGAATACGATGAGGTATTTGAAGGTATTAAAAGAACTGGTTTTTTTGTCGAAACATTTTTTAATGAACCTGAATTTATCATGACTGTGCTTAGAGAGGCATACTACAAAAACAAAAGATTAGTTTATAATCTGGCAAGAAATGGTGAATATGTTGGCAAAAAATCGTTAATCCCATCTTTTTGCGACCTATTACACATTCCCTATACCGGAGCTGATGCGTTTGTTATTTCTCTTAGCAGAGCTAAATATACATATACTAAATTCTTAGAAAGCCACAATATTTTAGTACCAGATAGTTGGGTATTGTCGCCTACGGGATGGCTAGATAAAAGACCACCAGATGGAAAGAAAATTATCATTAAACCACTATATGAGTCCGCAAGTATCGGTTTAGGCTCTGAATCCATAATTGAGTTCAACTCAAAAAAAGCTCTCGAACTTCACGATTTATCCTATTCAAGTAACAAAAGTTTATTAATTCAAGAATTTATTGAAGGGTATGAATGTGAAGTTCCACTATTAATTTCAAGTACACCGTTTGCTTTTGAACCAGTTGGCATTTCAATAAATGATAAAAGATTATTAAATGAAGCAATAATAACTTTTGATCATTCTTATAATGATTCTTATGATTTTTACTCTTTAAACGAAGAGTTGCCAAAATCTATAATAGAAAAAACTAAAGAATCCGCCAAAATTATTTCTAATCTTGTTGGACTCAGAAATTATGGGAGAATCGATTTTCGAATTAATAACAATGGTATTCCTTACTTAATGGATATTGCTGCCTCTCCTTATACAACTAACCACAGTTCATTTTCTTTTGCATTTGCAAAATTGGGTTTCGAAACAAAGCATATTTATAGTTCAATTATTGCTTTAGCAACAGATGTGTAG
- a CDS encoding tyrosine-type recombinase/integrase produces the protein MELTIADFTEYLKEYEFYLSVERNLSLKSIKAYLSDLNGLHAWYNIHSYEQITKQDLITYLEELNLNNILSDSTIKRKYITIKAFFNYLVQTEKISVSPVATFGKHFKTAKRIPKTLSVTEIERLLNSPQEHMKELHTPFRKIICIRNNAIIELLYVIGIRIGELVSINLEDIDLEENTILIFGKGRKERLLYISSAEVVKKINSWLSLREELNPKSDALFINKYGDRLSIYSIEDIYAKYRDLANISKKSTPHYLRHSFATHLLNNGADLRSVQEILGHTNVSTTQIYTEVSVERKKEVLNKFNARNNLKL, from the coding sequence ATGGAACTAACTATTGCTGATTTTACAGAATACCTTAAAGAGTATGAATTTTATTTAAGTGTTGAACGTAATTTATCTTTAAAATCGATTAAAGCTTATTTATCTGATTTAAATGGATTACATGCTTGGTACAACATTCATTCTTATGAACAAATTACAAAACAAGATTTAATTACATATTTAGAAGAACTGAACCTAAATAATATATTGAGTGATTCAACAATTAAAAGAAAATATATAACGATTAAAGCCTTTTTCAATTATCTTGTTCAAACTGAGAAAATATCAGTATCACCTGTTGCAACCTTTGGGAAGCATTTTAAAACAGCTAAACGAATCCCCAAAACACTATCTGTGACTGAGATTGAGCGTCTTCTAAACTCCCCTCAAGAGCACATGAAAGAATTACATACCCCCTTTAGAAAAATAATCTGTATAAGGAATAATGCAATTATTGAGTTGTTATATGTGATCGGAATCAGGATAGGAGAACTTGTTTCAATTAACTTAGAAGATATTGATTTAGAGGAGAATACGATTCTGATTTTTGGGAAAGGGCGTAAGGAACGTCTTCTATATATTTCAAGCGCAGAGGTAGTAAAAAAGATTAATTCTTGGCTCAGTCTTCGGGAAGAGCTAAACCCAAAATCAGACGCACTTTTCATCAATAAATATGGAGATCGACTTTCTATTTATTCTATAGAGGATATCTATGCCAAGTACAGAGATCTTGCAAATATCAGTAAAAAATCCACTCCTCACTACTTACGACATAGCTTTGCTACACATTTACTAAACAATGGGGCTGATCTTCGTTCTGTCCAAGAAATTCTGGGCCATACTAATGTCAGCACTACCCAAATCTACACAGAAGTTTCAGTAGAGCGAAAGAAGGAGGTCCTTAACAAATTCAATGCAAGAAATAATCTTAAATTATAG
- the alaS gene encoding alanine--tRNA ligase, whose translation MKASEIRSKWLQFFESKGHRIEPSASLVPHNDPSLLWINAGMAPLKAYFDGREIPENPRLTNSQKCIRTNDIENVGKTRRHHTFFEMLGNFSIGDYFKEEAITWAWEFLTGKEWIGFDGDRISVTVYAEDEEAFKLWNEKVGLPAERIIKLGDENFWDIGEGPCGPCSEIFYDRGEAYGSDMSDPEMYPGGENERWLEVWNLVFSQFNHNKDGSYTPLPNKNIDTGAGLERFASILQDVDSNFDTDLFQPIIQKTAGLAGVTYKDNVEQDIALKVIADHVRTVTFAVGDGVLPSNEGRGYIIRRLLRRAVRYGKTLGLDRPFLHELTETVGEIMGVYYPSVVENREYIAKIIRLEEERFHETLSDGLAILGEISAKAKADGLSTIAGADAFKLYDTYGFPFDLTEDFASEQGLAVDRAGFDAAMQEQRDRARAARQDSASMKIQGGALAELTVKSEFVGYNDTVAESKVMAIVIDGALVDVVSEGAQCQVILEMTPFYAESGGQVSDTGVLTGGSVTAKVNGLFKAPHGQHVHLVTVEAGELKVGDTVRAEVNRAEREDIVKNHTATHLLHKALKEVLGSHVNQAGSLVEGSRLRFDFSHFGAITPEELSDIEQRVNAQIWRGLPVVIENKPIDEAKAMGAMALFGEKYGNVVRVVQVGDYSLELCGGCHVSNTSQIGIFKLLSESGIGSGVRRIEAVTGRYAYQFTESQLDLLKQSAALLKSSLTDVPKRIEALHAQVRELGRENESLQSKLSATFAAELTSSVITVGGGTQLLAVSVQAGNIDALRSTADELKSKLPEAILVLGAAMDDKVNFVVAVPQELVKKGFHAGKLVKEIAAVCGGGGGGRPDMAQAGGKDASKLGEALKKAEELVAAQA comes from the coding sequence ATGAAAGCAAGTGAAATCCGTTCCAAATGGCTGCAGTTTTTTGAAAGTAAAGGTCACCGTATTGAGCCGAGCGCCTCGCTCGTGCCGCACAATGACCCTTCGCTGCTGTGGATTAATGCAGGCATGGCGCCGCTGAAGGCATACTTCGACGGCCGGGAGATTCCTGAGAATCCCCGCCTGACCAATTCGCAGAAATGTATCCGCACCAATGATATTGAGAACGTGGGCAAGACGCGCCGTCACCATACGTTCTTTGAGATGCTGGGGAACTTCTCCATCGGCGATTACTTCAAGGAGGAGGCCATTACCTGGGCTTGGGAATTCCTTACCGGCAAGGAGTGGATCGGCTTCGATGGCGACCGGATCTCCGTTACCGTGTATGCTGAGGACGAAGAAGCGTTCAAGCTGTGGAATGAGAAGGTCGGCCTGCCCGCAGAACGCATCATCAAGCTGGGCGACGAGAACTTCTGGGATATCGGCGAAGGCCCGTGCGGCCCGTGCTCAGAGATTTTCTATGACCGCGGTGAAGCGTACGGCAGTGATATGAGTGATCCGGAGATGTATCCGGGCGGCGAGAATGAGCGCTGGCTGGAGGTCTGGAACCTCGTATTCTCGCAGTTCAACCATAATAAGGACGGCAGCTATACACCGCTTCCCAACAAGAATATTGATACCGGCGCTGGCCTGGAGCGCTTCGCTTCCATTCTCCAGGATGTGGATTCCAACTTCGATACCGATCTGTTCCAGCCGATTATTCAGAAGACCGCCGGGCTTGCCGGTGTAACCTACAAGGATAATGTTGAACAGGATATCGCGCTAAAAGTCATTGCCGACCATGTGCGTACCGTTACGTTCGCTGTGGGTGACGGAGTGCTTCCTTCCAATGAAGGACGCGGCTATATTATCCGCCGTCTGCTTCGCCGCGCCGTGCGCTACGGCAAGACGCTGGGACTGGACCGTCCGTTCCTGCATGAGCTGACCGAGACCGTTGGAGAGATTATGGGAGTATATTATCCTTCCGTGGTCGAGAACCGTGAATATATCGCCAAAATCATCCGTCTGGAAGAGGAACGCTTCCACGAAACGCTGTCCGATGGTCTGGCGATCCTCGGGGAGATCAGCGCCAAAGCCAAAGCGGACGGCCTGAGCACCATTGCCGGTGCGGATGCGTTCAAGCTCTATGACACGTATGGCTTCCCGTTTGACCTGACCGAGGACTTCGCGTCCGAGCAGGGGCTTGCAGTAGACCGCGCCGGCTTCGATGCCGCGATGCAGGAGCAGCGTGACCGGGCCAGAGCTGCCCGTCAGGACAGTGCCAGCATGAAAATTCAAGGCGGCGCACTCGCCGAGCTGACGGTTAAAAGTGAATTTGTTGGATATAATGACACGGTAGCAGAGTCCAAAGTAATGGCTATTGTCATTGACGGCGCACTTGTTGATGTCGTCAGTGAAGGCGCGCAGTGCCAGGTCATTCTTGAAATGACTCCGTTCTATGCAGAGAGCGGCGGCCAAGTCAGCGATACCGGCGTTCTGACCGGCGGATCGGTGACCGCTAAGGTGAATGGCCTCTTCAAAGCACCGCACGGCCAGCATGTTCACCTCGTTACGGTTGAAGCAGGCGAGCTGAAAGTGGGCGATACCGTCCGTGCTGAAGTGAACCGGGCAGAGCGTGAGGATATCGTGAAGAACCACACCGCAACCCACTTGCTGCACAAAGCACTGAAGGAAGTGCTGGGCAGCCATGTCAATCAGGCAGGCTCTTTAGTAGAAGGCTCACGCCTGCGGTTTGACTTCTCGCATTTTGGAGCCATCACACCAGAGGAGCTCAGCGATATCGAGCAGCGTGTGAACGCTCAGATCTGGCGCGGCCTTCCTGTAGTGATCGAGAATAAGCCGATTGATGAAGCCAAAGCCATGGGGGCAATGGCCCTCTTCGGAGAGAAATACGGCAATGTCGTCCGTGTCGTTCAAGTCGGCGACTACAGCCTGGAGCTGTGCGGCGGATGCCATGTGTCTAATACATCGCAGATCGGAATCTTCAAGCTGCTCAGCGAGAGCGGCATCGGTTCCGGGGTGCGCCGGATTGAAGCTGTGACTGGCCGTTACGCTTATCAGTTCACGGAGAGCCAGCTGGACCTGCTGAAGCAATCGGCAGCCCTGTTGAAATCGTCGCTGACCGATGTGCCGAAGCGGATCGAAGCTCTGCATGCGCAGGTCCGCGAGCTGGGCCGCGAGAATGAATCGCTCCAGTCCAAGCTGAGCGCCACCTTCGCAGCAGAGCTGACCAGCAGTGTAATCACAGTAGGCGGAGGAACACAGCTTCTTGCGGTCTCCGTCCAGGCCGGCAATATTGATGCTTTGCGCTCGACAGCGGACGAACTGAAGTCCAAGCTCCCGGAGGCCATACTGGTGCTCGGTGCTGCAATGGATGACAAGGTGAACTTCGTGGTCGCCGTACCTCAGGAACTGGTGAAGAAAGGCTTCCACGCCGGCAAGCTGGTGAAGGAGATCGCTGCAGTCTGCGGCGGCGGCGGCGGCGGACGTCCGGATATGGCACAGGCTGGTGGCAAGGATGCTTCCAAGCTGGGTGAGGCCCTGAAAAAGGCTGAGGAGCTGGTAGCCGCACAGGCTTAA
- a CDS encoding IreB family regulatory phosphoprotein, which produces MDSMDKTVKFNVKGDEKEASPQEILLAVYDALVEKEYHPINQIVGYLLSGDPAYIPRHNNARSLVRRKERDELIEELVRFYLANHRADQPK; this is translated from the coding sequence ATGGACTCCATGGACAAAACGGTCAAATTCAATGTGAAGGGCGACGAAAAGGAAGCCTCTCCCCAGGAAATACTACTCGCCGTGTACGACGCGCTGGTGGAGAAAGAATATCATCCGATCAATCAGATCGTAGGATATCTTCTGTCAGGAGATCCGGCTTACATTCCACGCCACAACAATGCGAGAAGTTTGGTCCGGAGGAAAGAGCGTGATGAGCTGATCGAAGAACTGGTCCGTTTCTATCTGGCCAATCACCGGGCGGACCAGCCGAAATGA
- the ruvX gene encoding Holliday junction resolvase RuvX, translated as MKKLGLDYGDRRIGVATSDIFGWTAQSLETIERRGNDNEFDRIRELVKEYEIGEIVVGLPKNMNGSVGPRGEICIEFADKLREQLDLPVHLWDERLTTVSAERVLIEGDVSRKKRKGLVDKMAAALILQNYLDANSKR; from the coding sequence ATGAAGAAGCTGGGACTGGATTACGGCGACCGCAGAATCGGTGTTGCCACAAGCGATATTTTCGGATGGACAGCACAATCTCTGGAGACTATTGAGCGGCGCGGAAACGACAATGAATTCGATCGTATCCGTGAACTGGTCAAGGAGTACGAAATCGGCGAGATTGTTGTCGGACTGCCGAAGAACATGAACGGCTCCGTAGGACCCCGTGGTGAAATTTGCATCGAATTCGCAGATAAGCTGCGGGAGCAACTCGATTTACCCGTACACCTTTGGGATGAGCGTCTGACGACGGTATCTGCTGAGCGGGTGCTGATTGAAGGGGATGTCAGTCGTAAGAAACGCAAGGGGCTGGTGGACAAAATGGCCGCAGCGCTGATTTTGCAAAATTATTTGGATGCTAACAGTAAAAGGTGA
- a CDS encoding DUF1292 domain-containing protein, whose amino-acid sequence MTNEQIGQEEEPEIIYIPDEEGNEEEFEVIMKFEVDGSDAKYMMVVPLDSEDEETDEVYAFRYEEDGDDLQLFMIENDEEWAIVEETFNTLVDELDGGAEND is encoded by the coding sequence ATGACAAACGAACAGATCGGCCAAGAAGAGGAACCGGAAATTATCTATATTCCCGATGAGGAAGGTAATGAAGAGGAATTCGAGGTCATCATGAAGTTTGAAGTGGACGGATCGGATGCCAAGTATATGATGGTGGTTCCGCTTGATTCCGAGGATGAGGAGACAGATGAGGTCTACGCGTTCCGTTACGAGGAAGACGGCGACGATCTGCAGCTCTTCATGATTGAGAATGATGAGGAATGGGCCATCGTAGAGGAGACCTTCAATACTTTGGTTGACGAGCTGGATGGAGGAGCAGAGAATGACTGA
- a CDS encoding DUF1292 domain-containing protein: MTDFSADQAVWTSKLKEVYGETVELEDEQGKSSVYDIIAEFAVGDRAYAVLGGSGRAAEQEILRIVVSPDGLPELESIMDDEEWENISELYDELTFPADAE; encoded by the coding sequence ATGACTGATTTTTCCGCTGATCAGGCGGTATGGACTTCTAAGCTCAAGGAAGTATATGGAGAAACAGTAGAACTGGAGGATGAGCAGGGCAAGTCTTCCGTTTACGATATTATTGCAGAATTTGCTGTGGGTGATCGTGCTTATGCCGTTCTGGGCGGATCGGGAAGAGCTGCGGAGCAGGAAATTCTGCGCATCGTAGTTTCTCCGGACGGACTTCCGGAGCTGGAGAGCATTATGGACGATGAAGAGTGGGAGAATATTTCCGAGCTGTATGATGAGCTTACTTTTCCTGCTGATGCCGAGTAA
- the mltG gene encoding endolytic transglycosylase MltG, with amino-acid sequence MKAVIRTVLILILVLAAAAGGGAWYIWNGMQPVKPAGPAVTVTIEKGMGSSQIADLLQQEGIIKHSLFFKGYLKWVQEGSSFKAGTYQVSSGDSYDTLISRLNAGDVVKEATVTFTIPEGYTAVQVAEKLAAAWNQKPEVFLALIDSGKGLEAVSKLEIPDNPLLRHRLEGYLFPETYELAKDSTPQEVIGAMLEQLVKKLDTIPEWKAKLANRGLSLHELLTVASLVEREVVVDKERPLVAGIIYNRLDKGQKLEIDATVQYLLDKQKERLYEKDLKVDSPYNTYKQAGLPPGPISSPGLASIEAAMKPEISDYFFYVTKKDGSQGHLFARTYKEHLANIQKSKQNP; translated from the coding sequence TTGAAAGCCGTGATCCGCACTGTGCTTATCTTAATCCTGGTCCTGGCAGCTGCCGCCGGAGGAGGAGCATGGTACATTTGGAATGGAATGCAGCCGGTAAAGCCCGCAGGACCGGCCGTAACGGTTACGATAGAGAAGGGTATGGGAAGCTCGCAAATAGCCGACCTGCTTCAGCAAGAGGGCATTATCAAGCATAGTCTGTTCTTCAAAGGGTATCTGAAATGGGTCCAGGAAGGCTCCAGCTTCAAGGCCGGCACATATCAAGTAAGTTCCGGTGACTCCTACGACACGCTGATCAGCCGGTTGAATGCCGGAGATGTTGTGAAGGAAGCGACGGTTACATTTACCATCCCTGAAGGGTATACAGCGGTCCAAGTGGCGGAGAAGCTGGCCGCTGCATGGAATCAGAAGCCGGAGGTCTTCCTTGCGCTGATCGATTCAGGTAAGGGTCTGGAAGCTGTAAGTAAGCTGGAGATTCCGGACAATCCGCTGCTGCGCCACCGGTTGGAGGGGTATCTTTTCCCGGAGACCTATGAACTGGCTAAGGACAGCACCCCGCAGGAAGTCATCGGGGCGATGCTTGAGCAGCTGGTGAAGAAGCTGGATACGATTCCTGAGTGGAAGGCCAAGCTTGCGAACCGCGGGCTATCCCTGCATGAGCTGCTGACCGTAGCTTCACTGGTGGAGCGTGAGGTGGTAGTAGACAAGGAACGTCCGCTGGTGGCCGGTATTATCTATAACAGACTGGATAAGGGGCAGAAGCTGGAGATCGACGCTACCGTCCAGTACCTGCTGGACAAGCAGAAAGAGCGGCTGTATGAGAAGGATCTGAAGGTAGACAGCCCTTATAATACGTATAAGCAGGCGGGCTTGCCGCCTGGACCGATCAGCAGCCCCGGACTTGCGTCGATTGAAGCAGCTATGAAGCCGGAGATCTCGGATTATTTCTTCTATGTCACTAAGAAGGACGGCTCGCAGGGACATTTATTTGCCAGAACCTACAAGGAACATTTAGCCAATATTCAAAAAAGCAAACAAAATCCGTAA
- a CDS encoding peptidase U32 family protein, with amino-acid sequence MNNTPELLVTAASLEEAAALLDAGASALLIGDDRFGMRLAGHFTLEDTSAVVKLAHARGGKVYVSINGLIPNTMLEELPAYVKAIGGLGVDGVEFGDPAVLAAVKAEAPGMKLHWNAEMTSTNYATANYWGRKGASRVVLARELNMDEMTEMVPHLEVEAQVQVHGMTNIYHSKRKLVGSYMSHQGRPSDGGSLGKERGLFLIEAERPNEKFPIYEDENGTHIMSSDDICILEDLHFLLKAGVHSLKIEGLLKPVAYNVAVVKAYRHAMDVYAADPAEYAFEESWLEEVRALQDPERELSFGFFYKEQVY; translated from the coding sequence ATGAATAACACACCGGAGCTGCTGGTAACAGCGGCTTCTCTGGAAGAAGCGGCAGCGCTGCTGGATGCAGGAGCGAGTGCGCTGCTGATCGGCGATGACCGCTTTGGTATGCGTCTCGCCGGACATTTTACACTTGAAGATACGTCCGCAGTAGTGAAGCTGGCACATGCCCGGGGCGGTAAGGTATATGTAAGCATTAATGGACTGATTCCCAATACTATGCTGGAGGAGCTTCCGGCTTATGTGAAGGCCATCGGCGGGCTGGGTGTGGATGGGGTAGAGTTCGGTGATCCCGCCGTCCTGGCGGCCGTCAAAGCCGAAGCGCCGGGAATGAAGCTGCACTGGAATGCGGAAATGACCTCAACCAACTATGCAACAGCCAATTATTGGGGCCGCAAGGGAGCTTCGCGGGTCGTTCTGGCGCGTGAGCTGAATATGGATGAGATGACCGAGATGGTCCCTCATCTGGAAGTGGAAGCCCAGGTCCAGGTACACGGCATGACGAATATCTATCATTCCAAGCGCAAGCTGGTAGGCAGTTATATGTCCCACCAGGGCCGTCCAAGCGATGGCGGAAGCCTGGGCAAGGAGCGCGGGCTGTTCCTGATTGAAGCGGAGCGTCCGAATGAGAAGTTCCCGATCTATGAAGACGAGAATGGCACGCATATTATGAGCTCGGATGATATTTGCATTCTGGAGGATCTCCATTTCTTGTTAAAAGCCGGCGTACACAGCCTGAAAATCGAAGGTCTGCTGAAGCCGGTGGCTTATAATGTGGCTGTCGTTAAGGCTTACCGTCATGCCATGGACGTCTATGCCGCTGATCCCGCTGAATATGCATTCGAGGAGTCTTGGCTGGAGGAGGTCCGTGCCTTGCAGGACCCTGAGCGTGAACTGTCGTTCGGCTTCTTCTATAAAGAACAGGTATATTAA
- a CDS encoding peptidase U32 family protein, which translates to MGTMTKPQFKGKRYRLDKPELLAPAGNLEKLKFAVHYGADAVYIGGQKYGLRSGADNFTFEEMREGVEFAKKYGAKVFVATNIYAHNEDIAGIEEYLRNLYEAGIAAIIVADPVIVDTALRLVPGLEVHLSTQQSTLNWQAVSYWKEEGLPRVVLGRETSLEEIAEIKQHVDIEIESFIHGAMCSSYSGRCVLSNHFTDRDSNRGGCCQSCRWKYDLFEDARPEGNWVSEEEQAEGPQALQPGITQLPLHQPEDNPFTMGSKDLCMLESIPDLIEAGIDSFKIEGRMKSIHYVATVVNAYRKAIDAYMADPEGYVLKPEWLEELQKAANRPLNTGFFYDTPDHEDHIYEPEEKAAPYDFAGLVLEYDAESGMALVQQRNNFKPGQEVEFFGPDDTFFKQTVGELWDEAGNPLEVARHPLQRVRMKVDQPVAYFDMMRKRK; encoded by the coding sequence ATGGGAACCATGACCAAGCCTCAATTCAAAGGCAAACGTTACCGTCTGGACAAACCGGAGCTCCTGGCTCCGGCAGGAAACTTAGAGAAATTGAAATTCGCCGTGCATTATGGTGCGGATGCAGTATATATCGGAGGACAAAAATACGGCCTGCGCTCAGGCGCAGATAACTTTACCTTTGAGGAAATGCGCGAGGGTGTTGAATTTGCCAAGAAATACGGTGCCAAAGTATTCGTAGCCACCAATATCTATGCTCACAATGAAGATATCGCGGGGATTGAAGAATACCTGCGTAATTTATATGAGGCCGGAATTGCAGCGATTATCGTAGCCGATCCGGTGATTGTCGATACTGCCCTGCGCCTGGTGCCAGGTCTTGAGGTGCACTTAAGCACCCAGCAGTCCACGCTTAACTGGCAGGCAGTATCCTATTGGAAGGAGGAAGGTCTGCCGCGCGTAGTATTGGGCCGGGAGACCAGCCTGGAGGAAATCGCCGAAATCAAGCAGCATGTGGATATTGAGATCGAGAGCTTCATTCACGGTGCTATGTGCTCCTCTTACTCGGGACGCTGCGTGTTATCCAACCACTTCACCGACCGTGACTCCAACCGCGGGGGCTGCTGCCAATCCTGCCGCTGGAAGTATGATCTGTTCGAAGATGCCCGTCCCGAAGGGAACTGGGTATCCGAAGAGGAGCAGGCTGAGGGGCCTCAGGCCTTGCAGCCCGGAATCACCCAGCTGCCGCTGCATCAGCCCGAGGACAACCCGTTCACTATGGGATCGAAAGACCTATGCATGCTGGAGAGTATTCCTGACCTGATTGAAGCCGGAATTGACAGCTTCAAGATTGAGGGCCGGATGAAATCGATTCACTATGTGGCTACTGTAGTGAATGCCTACCGCAAAGCCATTGATGCTTACATGGCCGACCCGGAGGGGTATGTGCTGAAGCCCGAATGGCTGGAGGAGTTGCAGAAGGCGGCTAACCGTCCGCTGAATACGGGATTTTTCTACGACACACCGGACCATGAAGATCACATTTATGAGCCGGAGGAGAAAGCTGCTCCGTACGACTTTGCCGGTCTGGTGCTGGAGTATGATGCGGAGAGCGGGATGGCGCTCGTTCAGCAGCGCAATAACTTCAAGCCGGGACAGGAAGTCGAATTCTTCGGACCGGACGATACCTTCTTCAAGCAGACCGTAGGCGAGCTGTGGGATGAGGCGGGCAATCCGCTGGAGGTTGCCCGCCATCCGCTGCAGCGGGTGCGGATGAAGGTCGATCAGCCGGTTGCTTATTTTGATATGATGCGCAAGCGAAAATAA